A stretch of the Bacteroidales bacterium genome encodes the following:
- a CDS encoding bifunctional riboflavin kinase/FAD synthetase: MKIFTDISDFKIKNTVVTIGTFDGVHKGHKMVINRLNEISTTNNFQSVVFTFEPHPRILLNPDEKDLKLLNTTDEKITLLEEAGIDNIILFPFTREFSKLSACEFVKQILVEKLNIKYLVVGFNHQFGKNREGDYNKLVDCAKEFNFKIEKLDPLYITDIKISSTKIRKALNNGEIKLANSYLGYEYSITGKVIGGKKTGRKLGFPTANIKVYDSYKQIPRDGVYVVEVFWKEEKHIGMLNIGIRPTIDGLNQRKSIEVHIINFNKKIYYDDLKIVFKQRLRDEQKFDGVGALKNQLMNDRIETIKIMKEICSRQ; encoded by the coding sequence TTGAAAATATTTACAGACATATCAGATTTTAAAATTAAAAACACTGTTGTTACAATTGGTACATTCGATGGTGTTCATAAAGGGCATAAAATGGTAATAAACCGATTGAACGAAATATCAACCACCAATAATTTTCAGTCGGTTGTTTTTACCTTTGAACCACATCCAAGAATATTGTTAAATCCTGATGAAAAAGATTTAAAATTATTAAATACAACTGACGAAAAAATCACTTTATTAGAGGAAGCAGGAATTGATAATATAATACTTTTCCCTTTTACAAGGGAATTTTCCAAATTATCAGCATGCGAATTTGTAAAGCAGATTCTTGTTGAAAAATTAAATATTAAATATTTGGTAGTGGGTTTTAATCATCAATTCGGGAAAAACAGGGAAGGAGATTATAACAAATTAGTTGATTGTGCAAAAGAATTTAATTTTAAAATAGAGAAACTTGACCCTTTATATATTACAGACATTAAAATTAGCTCTACAAAAATCAGGAAAGCATTGAACAATGGTGAAATAAAATTAGCTAATAGTTATTTGGGGTATGAATATTCAATAACAGGAAAGGTTATTGGTGGAAAAAAAACAGGAAGAAAATTAGGTTTTCCAACAGCTAATATAAAAGTATATGATAGTTACAAGCAAATTCCAAGGGATGGAGTATATGTAGTAGAAGTTTTTTGGAAAGAGGAAAAGCATATAGGGATGCTGAATATTGGTATAAGACCAACAATTGACGGATTAAATCAAAGAAAAAGTATCGAAGTTCATATTATAAATTTTAATAAAAAAATTTATTACGATGATTTAAAAATAGTTTTTAAACAAAGATTAAGAGATGAGCAAAAATTTGACGGTGTAGGTGCTTTAAAAAACCAGTTAATGAACGACAGGATTGAAACTATAAAAATTATGAAAGAGATTTGTAGTAGGCAGTAA
- a CDS encoding DUF86 domain-containing protein: MSKHYVELLKHILDECKFIQDVIASEMTKNDLIENETLKRAVVRSLEIIGEATKNIPADVKYQWKEIQWKNMAGMRDKLIHDYFGINYSIVWDVVQNKIPELTKQIEKVIKENK; the protein is encoded by the coding sequence ATGTCTAAACATTACGTAGAATTGCTAAAACACATACTCGACGAATGTAAATTTATTCAAGATGTAATTGCATCTGAAATGACAAAAAACGATTTAATTGAAAATGAAACTCTAAAAAGAGCTGTTGTAAGAAGTCTTGAAATCATAGGCGAAGCCACCAAAAACATACCTGCCGATGTCAAATATCAATGGAAAGAAATTCAATGGAAAAATATGGCAGGAATGAGAGATAAATTAATACACGATTATTTTGGAATAAATTATTCTATCGTTTGGGACGTTGTTCAAAACAAAATTCCCGAATTAACAAAACAAATTGAAAAAGTAATAAAAGAAAATAAATAA
- a CDS encoding nucleotidyltransferase family protein, whose product MLTKNKILQILQEKKELLTQYGVKRIGLFGSYSKNSQHKNSDIDILVDFYSEQETFDNLMTIYDILENTFKNNKIEIVTKNGLSKYIGSYILKETEYV is encoded by the coding sequence ATGTTGACTAAAAATAAAATATTACAAATCCTACAAGAAAAAAAAGAACTTTTAACTCAATACGGAGTAAAAAGAATAGGATTGTTTGGTTCTTATTCGAAAAATTCACAACATAAAAACAGTGATATTGATATTTTGGTAGATTTTTATTCAGAACAAGAAACATTTGATAATTTAATGACAATCTATGATATTTTAGAAAATACATTTAAAAATAATAAAATTGAAATCGTAACCAAAAACGGATTGAGTAAATACATTGGCTCATACATCTTAAAAGAAACAGAATATGTCTAA
- a CDS encoding UDP-N-acetylmuramoyl-tripeptide--D-alanyl-D-alanine ligase — protein MKIEELYKTFKKHPNICTDSRKSENNSIFFALKGEKFNGNIYAVNALGKCEYAVVDEKKYAIDDRFVLVNDVLSTLQELAKHHRIKMNIPLIAITGTNGKTTTKELTKLVLEKNYKVCSTQGNYNNHIGVPLTILRIDEKDDICVLEMGANHFGEIQKLCDIARPDYGLVTNIGKAHLKGFKSLDGVKKAKGELFTYLYNNNGVAFINSDNEILPELNPPHKTIIYGSSKFTHCQGKLLDSEIFLELRWLSTNKSLEDDIIVEWDNDIRFIKTKLVGKYNFENVLAAICIGNHLGISDIDIKNAIENYKPANNRSQLLKTENNTIFLDAYNANPTSMKTAIDNIVFIKANNKVLILGDMLELGNETMIEHASIINYIQNKGFKNVYLIGENFAEVLDDKKYKSFINTSEFINWLKENKIYKSNILIKGSRGGELEKAVEYL, from the coding sequence ATGAAGATTGAAGAATTATATAAAACATTTAAGAAACATCCTAATATATGTACTGACAGTAGAAAAAGTGAAAATAATTCTATTTTTTTTGCATTAAAAGGTGAAAAATTTAATGGAAATATATATGCTGTTAATGCTCTTGGAAAATGTGAATACGCTGTTGTAGATGAAAAAAAATATGCTATCGATGACAGGTTTGTATTAGTTAATGATGTTTTATCAACATTACAGGAATTAGCAAAGCATCATCGTATAAAGATGAATATTCCCCTTATAGCAATTACCGGAACTAATGGAAAAACAACCACAAAAGAATTAACTAAACTTGTGCTTGAGAAAAATTATAAAGTTTGCTCAACACAAGGTAATTATAACAATCATATTGGAGTTCCTTTAACTATTCTAAGGATTGATGAAAAAGATGATATTTGCGTACTTGAAATGGGAGCTAATCATTTTGGCGAAATTCAGAAATTATGTGATATTGCCCGCCCTGATTATGGATTAGTTACAAATATCGGAAAAGCACATTTAAAGGGTTTTAAATCACTTGATGGAGTGAAAAAAGCAAAAGGAGAATTGTTTACATATTTATATAACAATAATGGTGTTGCATTTATAAACTCAGATAATGAAATTTTACCGGAATTAAACCCTCCTCATAAAACAATTATTTATGGTTCCTCGAAATTTACTCATTGTCAGGGAAAACTTCTTGATTCCGAAATATTTCTTGAATTAAGATGGTTATCAACTAACAAAAGCCTTGAGGATGATATTATCGTAGAATGGGATAATGATATACGATTTATAAAAACTAAACTAGTTGGAAAATATAATTTTGAGAATGTATTAGCTGCAATTTGTATAGGAAATCATTTAGGAATTAGCGATATTGATATAAAAAATGCTATTGAAAATTACAAACCTGCTAATAATCGTTCACAACTATTAAAAACAGAAAATAATACTATTTTTCTTGATGCATACAATGCAAATCCAACAAGTATGAAAACAGCAATTGATAACATTGTTTTTATAAAAGCTAATAACAAGGTACTTATACTTGGTGACATGTTGGAATTAGGTAATGAAACAATGATTGAACATGCAAGCATTATAAATTATATTCAGAATAAAGGATTTAAAAATGTTTATTTAATAGGGGAAAATTTTGCCGAAGTATTAGATGACAAGAAATATAAATCGTTTATCAATACATCTGAATTTATAAATTGGTTAAAAGAAAACAAAATATATAAATCTAATATTTTAATAAAAGGTTCACGCGGAGGGGAATTGGAAAAAGCAGTTGAATATTTGTAA
- a CDS encoding SUMF1/EgtB/PvdO family nonheme iron enzyme codes for MKINRLSILFSLLFVIPLIISCDKEVSQTTGWAYNDPESGGFEYNEGFYEQETGPGLVLIEGGTFSMGRTTQDVVYDWNNVPRRVSVASFYIDESEIRNVDYREYLYWIQRVFIDYPEVHKKALPDTLVWRTRLGYNEPYVEYYFRHPAYQEYPVVGINWMQATNFCDWRTDRVNEGILIKMGILLPDPNQQGMENFNTEAYLAKQYEGAVGEDMEDLDPNKDYRKVRLEDGILLPRYRLPTEAEWEYAAYALIGTSIDERVWERRVFPWDGDHLRNPNRGDQGKMNANFIRGRGDVMGVAGALNDGGDITVAVKTYWPNDFGLYCMAGNVNEWVLDVYRPMNFQDVDEFRPFRGNVFKTQVRDEEGNIAEKDSLGRIQWRDVTIEESIDRRNYQKADNINYLDGDYESSIFFFDEDADKGPGSDRMYFAGRDRNDTKMTSMINDHTRIFKGGSWKDRSYWLCPSTRRYLNENLSQEDLGFRCAMTRVGAPVAY; via the coding sequence ATGAAAATCAATAGGCTTTCTATTTTATTTTCCTTATTGTTTGTTATTCCTTTAATTATTTCTTGCGATAAGGAAGTTTCTCAAACTACCGGCTGGGCATATAATGACCCTGAGAGTGGAGGGTTTGAGTATAATGAAGGATTTTATGAACAGGAAACCGGACCTGGTTTGGTATTAATTGAAGGGGGTACTTTTTCAATGGGTAGAACAACTCAGGATGTTGTATATGATTGGAATAATGTTCCCAGAAGAGTTTCTGTTGCTTCATTTTATATAGATGAATCAGAAATCAGAAATGTTGATTATCGGGAATATTTATATTGGATACAAAGAGTTTTTATTGATTATCCTGAAGTTCATAAAAAAGCATTGCCGGATACTTTAGTTTGGAGAACAAGATTAGGATATAATGAACCATACGTTGAATATTATTTCAGACATCCTGCTTATCAGGAATATCCTGTAGTTGGAATTAACTGGATGCAAGCAACAAATTTCTGCGACTGGAGGACAGATCGGGTTAATGAAGGTATTCTTATTAAAATGGGGATATTATTACCTGACCCAAACCAGCAAGGAATGGAAAATTTTAACACCGAAGCATATCTGGCTAAACAATACGAAGGAGCAGTTGGTGAAGATATGGAAGACCTTGACCCTAACAAAGATTACAGGAAAGTAAGATTAGAAGATGGGATACTATTGCCAAGATACAGATTACCAACCGAAGCAGAATGGGAATATGCTGCTTATGCACTTATAGGAACTTCTATTGATGAAAGGGTTTGGGAAAGAAGGGTATTTCCATGGGATGGAGATCATTTAAGAAATCCTAATAGGGGCGACCAGGGAAAAATGAATGCAAATTTTATCCGTGGACGTGGTGATGTTATGGGAGTTGCAGGTGCTTTAAACGACGGGGGAGATATTACTGTTGCAGTTAAAACATACTGGCCAAACGATTTTGGATTATATTGCATGGCAGGTAATGTAAACGAATGGGTTTTAGACGTTTATAGACCAATGAACTTTCAAGATGTTGATGAGTTCAGACCATTTCGTGGTAATGTTTTTAAAACACAGGTTCGTGATGAAGAAGGAAATATTGCAGAAAAAGATAGTTTAGGTAGAATTCAATGGCGTGATGTTACTATTGAAGAAAGTATAGACAGACGAAACTATCAAAAAGCTGATAATATAAATTATCTTGACGGTGATTATGAATCAAGTATATTCTTTTTTGACGAGGATGCTGATAAAGGACCCGGATCAGACAGAATGTATTTTGCAGGAAGAGACAGAAATGATACAAAAATGACCTCAATGATAAATGATCATACCCGGATATTTAAAGGCGGTTCCTGGAAAGATAGATCATACTGGTTGTGTCCAAGTACCAGAAGGTATTTGAATGAAAATTTATCACAAGAAGATTTAGGTTTTCGTTGTGCTATGACAAGAGTTGGTGCTCCAGTTGCATATTAA
- a CDS encoding PorP/SprF family type IX secretion system membrane protein, whose translation MSNINKYIITIILLLLKIYLVFPQDVSFSQFQTNLLYLNPAYSGYEKCPELSVNYRTQWLSSAVNYTTYYVSYDQYVDVLQGGAGIMFMNDVAGDFTNLNISGLYSYFLNFSRKYSFKAGFQCGFNQKSMDINNAKFGDKTEIISNTPVKYYFDFATGFILSDKKSHIGIAIHHMNEPNQSLSKEKSREYTLPVKYTIHFETLILKNSIRFKNGELLFSPSALFQIQRRYSYLKYGGYLKINNLISGIWINQTLKPQINGLIFLIGINTDNYRISYSYDFSILQFSMPNMTTHELLFSYKFNCKKKKQKNKTIKCSSF comes from the coding sequence ATGTCAAATATTAATAAATATATTATTACAATTATTTTGTTATTGTTAAAAATTTATTTGGTATTTCCTCAAGATGTAAGTTTTTCACAATTTCAAACAAATTTGTTGTATTTGAACCCTGCATATTCGGGATATGAAAAATGCCCGGAATTATCAGTAAATTATAGAACCCAATGGCTTTCATCAGCAGTTAATTATACAACTTATTATGTTTCTTATGATCAATATGTTGATGTTTTACAGGGTGGTGCAGGAATAATGTTTATGAACGATGTTGCTGGAGATTTTACAAATTTGAATATTAGTGGTTTATATTCATATTTTTTGAACTTTTCAAGAAAATATTCATTTAAAGCAGGTTTTCAATGTGGGTTCAATCAAAAAAGTATGGACATAAATAATGCAAAATTTGGAGATAAAACAGAAATTATTTCAAATACTCCTGTAAAATATTATTTTGATTTTGCAACAGGATTTATATTATCTGACAAAAAAAGTCATATAGGTATTGCAATACATCATATGAACGAACCTAACCAGTCTTTATCAAAAGAAAAATCAAGAGAATATACACTACCTGTAAAATATACTATTCATTTTGAAACATTAATTTTAAAAAATAGTATAAGATTCAAGAATGGGGAATTATTATTTTCACCTTCAGCTCTTTTTCAGATACAAAGAAGATATTCTTATTTAAAATATGGTGGATACTTAAAAATAAATAATTTAATTTCGGGTATATGGATAAATCAAACTTTGAAACCGCAAATTAATGGATTAATATTTTTAATTGGAATAAATACTGATAATTACAGAATTTCGTATAGTTATGATTTTAGTATTTTGCAATTTAGTATGCCAAATATGACAACTCATGAACTTTTATTTAGTTATAAATTTAATTGTAAAAAGAAAAAGCAAAAGAATAAAACAATAAAATGTTCATCTTTTTAG
- the porU gene encoding type IX secretion system sortase PorU — protein sequence MKTIFNIILLILISNLVFAQQQNYHRKIKWNQNIISNEGNEPKYFLSFNEAAYVDLNTFLPYYTENFKLENGIDDLKVKLEDLIFDSFEKNEIENIESLENISEKIKIQSSINYERKKPFLNISFVPVRKNPLTGKFEKLIEFTIVLSDFKSIKKTKKYKSYVSNSVLNSGKWVKIKVKTSGIYKITYSELVNIGISNPQNIRIYGNGGKMLPLNNASKRIDDLAENAIRMEYGSDGVFNNGDYILFYAQGPVSWEYDEINEGFFQTSHLYSYYSYYYLTSDLGACKPIITENSVTDISTNTVTTYDNYACYEKEDTNLIKSGRTWYGEKFTNGYSLDFNFSFPNRDVSFPVKLTTHVAARSSNSYPNSIFNISMNSQQNVQSISIAGVNVSGGYLFGRDGLASSYISSQTKNIKINITFNGGTSSSSGWLDYILINTRDKLNMQGSQMKFRDAESVGISNISEFTLSNSSSSVKIWDITDIHNIKQITSSYSNNITTFRIHSDSLREFVAFDGSSYLSLNLTTNNTTIIANQNLHGLNFYDMFIITHPKFISYANELAQIHEDDGLSVLVIKPSIIYNEFSSGTPDVAAIRDFIKMFYDKATNNSQLPKYLLLFGDGSYNNKSSSNSNYILTYQSANSLDDANSFSCDDFYGLLDDDEGGDLGLCGISGYLDIGIGRFPVQNTDEAKIIIDKIKRYKNNSLAGDWQNMLCFIADDADEGQTDHMYQANTLAEYVKTNYSVYNIDKIFLDSYTQISTPSGERYPDVTTAINNRIHKGSLIVNYTGHGNPKKITHEQVILVNDVLSWNNQNKLPIFVTASCEISRYDDYTRKSIGEHILLNQNGGGIALLTTTRVVYAGNNMQLNQNFYHYIFEKNINNEYYRFGDVVRLTKNATGTAESQNKRNFTLLGDPALKITIPKNKVITTKINNDTIISNPDTLKKYNNQIYNKKSKSFYQTTDTIKALSKVTVSGIITNENDEKLTSINGTLYPTIFDKGNTTTTLSNDGASTLTYKIQNNIIYKGKASIKNGEFSFSFIVPKDISYIIDYGKISYFASTSSESANGYFNEILIGGSVDSATIDNIGPYIQLFLNDSNFVFGGITDENPVILAIIEDSTGINTVGNGIGHDITAIIDNNTNQTIVLNDYYEANLDSYQKGGIQYNLSNIPEGNHNLKLKVWDVYNNSSEEYLEFIVSKYEEFKLDHVFNYPNPFTTNTDFYFDHNQPNNNLNVLIQIFTVTGKLIKTIDHDFFTDGYRSPPINWDGLDDFGDKIGRGVYVYRIKVRNQEGKNVEKFEKLVILR from the coding sequence ATGAAAACTATTTTCAATATAATTCTACTAATATTAATTTCAAATTTAGTTTTTGCTCAACAACAAAATTATCATAGAAAAATAAAATGGAACCAAAATATTATATCTAATGAAGGTAACGAACCAAAATATTTTTTATCATTTAACGAAGCAGCTTATGTTGATTTGAACACCTTTCTACCTTATTATACTGAAAATTTTAAACTTGAAAATGGTATTGATGATTTGAAAGTAAAATTAGAGGATTTAATATTTGACAGTTTTGAAAAAAATGAAATTGAAAATATTGAATCACTCGAAAATATAAGTGAAAAAATAAAAATTCAATCATCAATAAACTATGAGCGAAAAAAGCCCTTTTTAAATATATCCTTTGTTCCTGTTCGAAAAAATCCTTTAACCGGTAAATTTGAAAAATTAATTGAATTTACAATCGTTTTAAGTGATTTTAAATCAATAAAAAAAACTAAAAAATATAAAAGTTATGTTTCAAATTCAGTTTTAAACTCAGGGAAATGGGTAAAAATAAAAGTCAAAACAAGTGGAATATATAAAATTACTTATTCTGAATTAGTAAATATTGGTATTAGTAATCCTCAAAATATAAGAATTTATGGAAATGGAGGCAAAATGCTTCCTCTTAATAATGCAAGCAAAAGAATTGACGATTTAGCTGAAAATGCTATCAGGATGGAATATGGCAGTGACGGTGTTTTTAACAATGGCGATTATATTTTATTTTATGCACAGGGACCTGTAAGCTGGGAATATGATGAAATTAACGAAGGTTTTTTTCAAACAAGTCATTTATATTCATATTATTCCTATTATTATTTAACATCTGATCTTGGGGCTTGCAAACCAATCATAACAGAAAATTCAGTTACAGATATTTCTACAAATACTGTAACAACTTATGATAATTATGCATGTTATGAAAAAGAAGATACAAACCTTATAAAATCAGGACGTACATGGTATGGGGAAAAATTTACAAACGGATATTCCCTTGATTTTAATTTTTCATTTCCAAATCGTGATGTTTCTTTCCCTGTAAAACTCACAACCCATGTTGCTGCCAGGTCATCAAATAGTTATCCGAACAGTATATTTAATATCAGTATGAATTCCCAACAAAATGTTCAGTCAATTTCAATAGCAGGAGTTAATGTTAGTGGCGGATATCTTTTTGGCAGAGACGGTTTGGCAAGTTCATATATTTCATCACAAACAAAAAACATAAAAATAAATATTACTTTCAATGGTGGAACAAGTTCTTCATCCGGCTGGTTAGATTATATCTTAATAAATACACGTGATAAACTTAATATGCAAGGTTCTCAGATGAAATTCAGAGATGCAGAATCCGTAGGAATTAGTAATATATCTGAGTTTACACTTTCTAATTCAAGTTCGTCAGTTAAAATCTGGGATATTACTGATATACACAACATTAAACAAATTACAAGTAGTTACAGCAATAACATTACAACTTTCAGAATTCATTCCGACTCATTAAGAGAATTTGTAGCTTTTGATGGGAGTAGCTATCTTTCACTTAATCTTACAACGAATAATACTACTATAATAGCCAACCAAAATCTTCATGGATTAAATTTTTATGATATGTTTATTATAACACATCCTAAATTTATCAGTTATGCTAATGAATTAGCCCAAATTCATGAAGACGATGGTTTAAGCGTATTAGTTATAAAACCTAGTATTATTTATAATGAATTTTCATCAGGCACTCCTGATGTTGCAGCAATTCGTGATTTTATCAAGATGTTTTATGATAAAGCAACAAATAATTCTCAACTTCCAAAATACTTGTTGTTATTTGGTGATGGTTCTTATAATAATAAATCGTCAAGTAATTCAAACTACATTTTAACTTATCAATCAGCTAATTCACTTGATGATGCAAATTCCTTTTCTTGCGATGATTTTTATGGATTATTGGATGATGACGAAGGGGGTGATTTGGGATTATGTGGAATTTCAGGATATTTAGATATTGGTATAGGTAGGTTTCCTGTACAAAATACAGATGAAGCAAAAATAATAATCGATAAAATAAAAAGATATAAAAACAACAGTTTAGCAGGAGATTGGCAAAATATGTTATGTTTTATTGCAGATGATGCTGATGAGGGTCAAACCGACCACATGTATCAGGCAAATACTCTTGCCGAATACGTTAAAACCAATTATTCTGTTTATAATATAGATAAAATATTTCTTGATTCATATACTCAGATTTCAACGCCATCAGGTGAAAGATACCCTGACGTTACTACAGCAATAAACAACAGAATTCATAAAGGTTCACTAATAGTTAATTATACAGGACATGGAAATCCGAAAAAAATAACACATGAACAAGTCATACTTGTTAATGATGTTTTATCATGGAATAATCAAAATAAATTACCAATATTTGTTACTGCTTCATGTGAAATTAGCAGATATGACGATTATACAAGAAAATCAATCGGAGAACATATTTTATTAAACCAGAATGGAGGTGGTATTGCCTTGTTAACTACAACAAGAGTTGTTTATGCCGGAAATAATATGCAACTTAATCAAAATTTTTATCATTATATTTTTGAGAAAAATATAAATAATGAATATTACAGGTTTGGCGATGTTGTGAGATTAACAAAAAATGCAACAGGAACAGCAGAATCTCAAAATAAGAGAAATTTTACTTTATTAGGTGACCCTGCTCTTAAAATAACAATCCCTAAAAATAAAGTTATTACAACAAAAATAAATAATGATACTATTATCAGTAATCCTGACACATTAAAAAAATATAATAATCAAATATATAACAAAAAATCAAAATCTTTTTATCAGACAACCGATACCATTAAAGCTCTTAGTAAAGTTACAGTAAGTGGAATAATTACTAATGAAAACGATGAAAAACTTACCAGCATTAACGGAACTCTTTATCCTACAATATTTGACAAAGGAAATACAACAACAACTTTGAGTAATGATGGTGCATCTACATTAACCTATAAAATACAAAACAATATTATATACAAAGGAAAAGCAAGTATTAAAAATGGTGAATTTTCTTTTAGTTTTATTGTTCCTAAAGATATTTCATATATTATTGACTATGGTAAAATTAGCTATTTTGCAAGTACTTCATCAGAAAGTGCTAATGGATATTTTAATGAAATACTAATTGGAGGTTCCGTTGATTCAGCAACAATTGATAATATCGGACCATATATCCAGTTGTTTTTAAATGACAGTAATTTTGTTTTTGGTGGTATAACTGACGAAAATCCTGTAATATTAGCAATTATTGAAGACAGTACAGGAATTAATACTGTCGGAAACGGGATTGGACATGATATAACAGCAATTATCGACAATAATACAAATCAAACTATCGTATTAAATGATTATTATGAAGCAAATCTTGATAGTTATCAAAAAGGAGGAATTCAATATAATTTATCAAATATTCCCGAAGGAAATCACAATCTAAAACTAAAAGTATGGGATGTTTATAACAATTCTTCTGAAGAATATCTCGAATTTATTGTATCAAAATATGAAGAATTTAAGTTAGACCATGTTTTTAATTATCCAAATCCTTTTACTACAAACACTGATTTTTATTTTGACCATAATCAACCAAATAATAATCTTAATGTTCTTATACAAATATTTACAGTTACCGGAAAACTGATTAAAACAATAGATCATGATTTTTTTACTGATGGATATCGTAGTCCGCCTATAAATTGGGACGGTTTAGATGATTTTGGAGATAAAATCGGACGTGGAGTATATGTATATAGAATAAAAGTACGTAACCAAGAAGGAAAAAATGTAGAAAAATTTGAAAAACTTGTTATATTAAGATAA
- the porV gene encoding type IX secretion system outer membrane channel protein PorV yields MKNILMFVMIFAFSINANSQITTDELSGEINTITTAVPFLVIAPDSRSGGMGEVGVATTPDANSMHWNPAKYGFIDKEMGLSISFTPWLSNLVDDIYLGYLSYFKRLDKNQVVAASLLYFSLGDIVFTDIHGDYTGDFNPHEFSLDLAYSRVFSKKVSSGLAARYIYSNLTGPNASSNIATHPGKTIAMDVSVYYNDDIKISDYDSKLAFGMNISNIGAKISYTEEERDFIPINLRLGSSLNMDIDEYNSLAFSIDINKLMVPTPNLEGSDTVYGKDENVSVPVGMFQSFYDAPGILRSDGTRNIFKEEIRELTYSVGAEYWYSKQFAIRAGYFHEHATKGNRKFATIGLGLKLNVFGLDFAYLIPTNQTNSPLANTLRFTLVFDFETFSQQN; encoded by the coding sequence TTGAAAAATATTTTAATGTTTGTTATGATATTTGCATTTAGCATTAATGCAAATTCACAAATAACAACTGACGAGCTAAGTGGTGAAATCAATACTATTACTACAGCAGTACCTTTTTTAGTAATTGCACCAGATTCACGTTCCGGAGGTATGGGTGAAGTTGGAGTTGCCACTACGCCTGATGCAAATTCAATGCATTGGAATCCTGCTAAATATGGATTTATTGATAAAGAAATGGGATTGTCAATTTCTTTTACTCCATGGTTGAGTAATTTAGTTGATGATATTTATCTTGGATATTTATCTTATTTTAAAAGACTTGATAAAAACCAGGTTGTTGCTGCTTCTTTACTATACTTTTCACTTGGCGATATTGTTTTTACTGACATTCATGGAGATTATACCGGGGATTTTAATCCTCACGAATTTTCATTAGATTTAGCATATTCAAGAGTTTTTTCAAAAAAAGTTTCAAGCGGTCTTGCTGCAAGATATATATATTCAAATCTGACAGGACCAAATGCATCAAGTAATATTGCAACACACCCAGGCAAAACAATTGCTATGGATGTTTCGGTATATTATAATGATGATATTAAAATTTCTGATTATGATTCAAAACTTGCTTTCGGAATGAATATTTCAAATATTGGAGCAAAAATTAGTTATACCGAAGAAGAAAGAGATTTTATTCCAATTAATTTAAGATTAGGGAGTTCATTAAATATGGATATTGACGAATATAATTCATTAGCATTTTCTATTGATATTAATAAATTAATGGTTCCAACACCAAATTTAGAAGGTAGCGACACTGTTTATGGTAAAGATGAAAATGTATCAGTTCCTGTTGGAATGTTTCAATCTTTTTATGATGCACCAGGTATATTAAGATCTGATGGCACAAGAAATATTTTTAAAGAAGAAATCAGGGAACTTACTTATTCAGTTGGTGCTGAATACTGGTATTCTAAGCAATTTGCTATTCGGGCAGGTTATTTTCATGAACATGCTACAAAAGGGAATCGAAAATTTGCAACAATTGGTTTAGGACTTAAATTAAATGTATTTGGCCTTGATTTTGCTTATCTTATTCCAACTAATCAAACCAATAGTCCACTTGCAAATACTTTAAGGTTTACGCTTGTTTTTGATTTTGAAACTTTTAGTCAGCAGAATTAA